In one window of Nodosilinea sp. PGN35 DNA:
- a CDS encoding nicotinate phosphoribosyltransferase → MPYPTLLATPDSYGLLTDLYQLTMVSCYAGEGLADRRASFELFTRRLPPSYGYLIAMGLAQAIDYLNNLRFSERHLEALRQTGLFDHAPDEFWQRLAEGGFTGDVWAVPEGTAVFANEPLLRVEAPLWQAQIAETYLLNTLNYQTLVATRAARLRDVAGPTATLLEFGTRRAFSPQGALWAARAAMAAGLDGTSNVLAAVQLGHRPAGTMAHALVMVFTALEDSEDKAFAAFQRYFPGAALLIDTYDTVAAAKRLAAAGTPVAAVRLDSGDLVALSKAVRSHLPTTKILASGDLDEYEIARLQRAGATIDGYGLGTKLVTGEPVNGVYKLVDIDGIPVMKEASGKTTLPGRKQIFRRYAGGQAVGDRLGLLEDTAAPDETPLLQLVVKQGQAIQELESLEAIAARTAASVASLPANLRQLEHPATYGVALSDALVDLAARTRQHPPAQP, encoded by the coding sequence ATGCCCTATCCCACCCTTCTGGCTACCCCTGACAGCTACGGTCTGCTGACAGATCTGTACCAGCTCACCATGGTGAGCTGCTATGCGGGCGAGGGCTTGGCCGATCGCCGGGCCAGTTTTGAGCTGTTTACCCGGCGGCTGCCCCCCAGCTATGGCTATCTAATTGCCATGGGGCTGGCCCAGGCGATCGACTACCTGAACAATCTGCGGTTTTCAGAACGCCACCTAGAGGCCCTGCGGCAGACGGGGCTGTTTGACCACGCCCCCGACGAGTTTTGGCAGCGGCTCGCCGAGGGGGGCTTTACCGGGGATGTGTGGGCGGTGCCCGAGGGCACGGCAGTGTTTGCCAACGAGCCGCTGCTGCGGGTGGAAGCGCCCCTGTGGCAGGCCCAAATTGCCGAGACCTACCTGCTCAACACCCTCAACTACCAAACCCTGGTGGCCACCCGCGCCGCTCGCCTGCGCGATGTGGCCGGGCCAACCGCGACGCTGCTGGAGTTTGGTACCCGCCGAGCCTTTAGCCCCCAGGGGGCGCTGTGGGCGGCGCGGGCGGCAATGGCAGCGGGGCTGGACGGCACCTCGAACGTGCTGGCGGCGGTGCAGCTGGGGCACAGGCCAGCGGGCACCATGGCCCACGCCCTGGTGATGGTGTTTACGGCGCTAGAAGACAGCGAGGACAAGGCTTTTGCAGCCTTTCAGCGCTACTTTCCGGGGGCGGCGCTACTGATTGACACCTACGACACGGTGGCGGCGGCGAAACGGCTGGCGGCGGCAGGAACTCCAGTGGCTGCCGTGCGGCTCGACTCGGGCGATCTGGTGGCACTGTCAAAGGCGGTGCGATCGCACCTGCCCACCACCAAAATCTTGGCCAGCGGCGACCTGGATGAGTACGAAATCGCTCGTCTCCAGCGGGCCGGAGCCACCATCGACGGCTACGGCCTGGGCACCAAGCTGGTGACGGGCGAACCGGTGAACGGGGTGTATAAACTGGTCGATATCGACGGCATTCCCGTAATGAAAGAGGCCAGCGGCAAAACCACCCTCCCCGGACGCAAGCAAATTTTTCGCCGCTATGCGGGTGGGCAGGCGGTGGGCGATCGCCTCGGCCTGCTTGAAGACACCGCCGCCCCTGACGAAACGCCCCTGCTTCAGCTGGTGGTCAAGCAGGGCCAGGCGATCCAGGAGCTAGAATCGCTGGAGGCGATCGCCGCCCGCACCGCCGCCTCGGTGGCCAGTCTGCCCGCAAACCTGCGCCAGCTAGAGCACCCGGCGACCTATGGCGTAGCATTGTCCGATGCCCTGGTGGATCTGGCGGCCCGCACCCGCCAGCATCCCCCCGCTCAGCCCTGA
- a CDS encoding NfeD family protein, translating to MNLTHTLELFETPKTARVERPITAQLQGRVYYEGTYWPARVYEGVVDAGIALAPSSWVTVVGRYGLTLLIVPPLGPAYA from the coding sequence ATGAATCTGACCCACACTCTGGAACTTTTTGAAACCCCCAAAACCGCCCGCGTTGAGCGCCCTATTACCGCTCAACTCCAGGGGCGCGTCTACTACGAAGGCACCTACTGGCCCGCCCGCGTCTACGAGGGGGTGGTTGATGCCGGCATTGCCCTGGCCCCGTCGAGCTGGGTGACGGTGGTGGGCCGCTACGGGCTCACCCTGCTGATTGTGCCGCCGCTGGGGCCAGCCTACGCCTAG
- a CDS encoding DNA methyltransferase, translated as MKARAPQNRTIDLTDAERAVFLQRLISLDCEQLPEEILNKTICQDVFEALPHLPKNFVDLLIVDPPYNLTKNFNGSKFRQCDRPTYTAWLDSWIAQLKAVLKPNASAYFCADWATSTDLYPVLEKHFTVRNRITWEREKGRGAQANWKNASEDIWFCTVSETYTFNVEAVKLKRQVMAPYRDLAGQPKDWDDSGSKNYRLTHPSNLWTDITVPFWSMAENTDHPTQKPEKLVAKLLLASSNPGDVVLDPFLGSGTTSVVAKKLGRQYVGIEQDTDYCCLAEKRLALADTDPTIQGYADGVFWERNTLVAQRRPKKSMSLET; from the coding sequence ATGAAAGCTAGGGCACCTCAAAACCGAACGATTGATCTCACCGATGCAGAGCGGGCTGTGTTTTTGCAGCGGTTGATTAGCTTGGATTGTGAGCAACTTCCTGAGGAAATTCTCAATAAAACCATTTGTCAGGATGTATTTGAGGCGCTGCCCCACTTACCCAAAAACTTTGTGGATTTGCTGATTGTTGACCCGCCCTATAACCTGACCAAAAATTTTAACGGCAGCAAGTTTAGGCAGTGCGATCGCCCCACCTACACCGCCTGGCTCGATAGCTGGATTGCCCAGCTCAAAGCTGTGCTTAAGCCCAACGCCTCCGCCTATTTTTGCGCCGACTGGGCCACCTCCACCGACCTGTATCCCGTGCTAGAAAAACACTTTACCGTCAGAAATCGAATCACCTGGGAGCGCGAGAAAGGACGCGGTGCCCAGGCCAACTGGAAGAACGCCAGCGAAGATATTTGGTTTTGCACCGTCTCTGAAACCTACACCTTTAATGTGGAGGCCGTGAAGCTCAAACGCCAGGTGATGGCCCCCTACAGAGATCTGGCCGGACAGCCCAAAGATTGGGACGATTCGGGGTCAAAAAACTACCGTCTCACCCACCCGTCTAACCTGTGGACTGACATCACCGTGCCCTTTTGGTCAATGGCAGAAAACACCGATCACCCCACCCAAAAACCCGAGAAACTGGTGGCCAAGTTGCTGCTGGCCAGTTCTAACCCTGGCGATGTGGTGCTCGATCCCTTTCTCGGCAGCGGCACAACGTCTGTAGTCGCCAAAAAGCTGGGGCGACAGTATGTCGGCATTGAGCAAGACACCGACTACTGCTGCCTGGCCGAAAAACGTTTGGCCCTAGCCGACACCGACCCCACCATTCAGGGCTACGCCGACGGCGTCTTTTGGGAGCGCAACACCCTGGTCGCCCAGCGCCGCCCGAAAAAATCCATGTCCCTAGAGACCTGA
- a CDS encoding nicotinate-nucleotide adenylyltransferase — MTATNAPALRIALFGTSADPPHQGHAAILTWLATQFDHVAVWTANNPFKEHQTPLGDRFRMLELLIDDLAVPPQRVQVHPELSHMRTVVTLERSRQVWPQAEFSLVVGADLVEQLPTWHRATEIFAAANILVIPRPGYDLRSASLANLRQYTTVTVAEMPAIDVSSSRYRQCDGIPAATAPEIPPAVQSYIAQHHLYPCPQNSTAPLTTP, encoded by the coding sequence ATGACCGCAACCAATGCTCCGGCGCTTCGCATCGCCCTGTTTGGCACCAGCGCCGACCCGCCCCACCAGGGGCACGCCGCCATTCTCACCTGGCTGGCCACCCAGTTTGACCACGTGGCGGTGTGGACGGCCAACAACCCCTTCAAAGAGCACCAGACCCCCCTGGGCGATCGCTTTCGCATGCTGGAGCTGCTGATCGATGACCTCGCCGTGCCGCCCCAGCGGGTGCAGGTACACCCCGAACTCAGCCACATGCGCACGGTGGTGACTTTGGAGCGATCGCGGCAGGTCTGGCCCCAGGCCGAGTTTTCTTTAGTGGTGGGGGCCGACCTGGTAGAGCAATTGCCCACCTGGCACCGGGCCACCGAAATCTTCGCGGCAGCCAACATTCTGGTGATTCCGCGCCCCGGCTACGACCTCAGGTCGGCCAGCCTGGCCAATCTGCGCCAGTATACGACCGTCACTGTGGCCGAGATGCCTGCCATCGACGTGTCATCGTCCCGCTATCGCCAGTGCGACGGCATCCCCGCCGCCACCGCCCCCGAAATTCCCCCGGCGGTGCAGTCTTACATTGCCCAACACCACCTCTACCCATGTCCGCAAAACTCCACCGCACCTCTGACCACCCCCTAA
- a CDS encoding NUDIX domain-containing protein: protein MSAKLHRTSDHPLSPVPLADFKVGVDNVIFSVDTQQNRLLVLVVMRHDEPFAGYWSLPGTLVRQGESLEAAAYRVLAEKIRVNTLYLEQLYTFGGPDRDPRESPQAFNVRYLSVSHFALVRFEDAELIADGVSGIAWYPLAQVPQLAFDHNEILAYGYRRLRNKLEYSPIAFDVLPEVFTLGDLYQLYVTVLGEGFSDYSNFRARLLKLGFLQDTGQKTSRGAGRPASLYRFDAAAFEPLKEKAMVFI, encoded by the coding sequence ATGTCCGCAAAACTCCACCGCACCTCTGACCACCCCCTAAGCCCGGTGCCCCTGGCCGACTTTAAGGTGGGCGTAGACAACGTAATTTTCTCCGTCGATACCCAGCAAAACCGGCTGCTGGTGCTGGTGGTGATGCGCCACGACGAACCCTTCGCGGGCTACTGGAGCCTGCCCGGCACCCTGGTGCGCCAGGGCGAATCCTTAGAAGCCGCCGCCTACCGGGTGCTGGCCGAAAAAATCCGCGTCAACACCCTCTATCTGGAGCAGCTCTACACCTTCGGCGGTCCCGATCGCGACCCCCGCGAATCGCCCCAGGCTTTTAACGTGCGCTACCTCTCGGTCAGCCACTTTGCCCTGGTGCGGTTTGAAGACGCCGAACTGATCGCCGACGGCGTCAGCGGCATCGCCTGGTACCCGTTGGCCCAGGTGCCCCAGCTCGCCTTTGACCACAACGAAATTTTGGCCTACGGCTACCGTCGCCTGCGCAACAAGCTCGAATACAGCCCGATCGCCTTCGACGTGCTGCCCGAGGTGTTTACCCTGGGCGACCTCTACCAGCTCTACGTCACCGTTTTGGGAGAGGGGTTTTCCGACTATTCCAACTTTCGCGCCCGGCTGCTCAAGCTGGGTTTTTTGCAGGATACCGGCCAGAAGACCTCGCGCGGTGCGGGACGGCCAGCCAGCCTGTATCGGTTTGATGCCGCTGCCTTTGAGCCGCTGAAGGAGAAGGCGATGGTGTTTATTTGA
- the gshB gene encoding glutathione synthase — protein MKVVFIIDPIHRLDPGHDTSVALMEAAQARGHEVWITAASALSVVAGRALALMQPVSLTPVQLVDGLWAAATPWFEVGEAVQRPLGDMDAVFMRTDPPVTVPYLYATYILDYVDPTKTKVINAPSGLRAANEKMYALQFTEAIPETIVSQSKAVIRETVERWGAAVLKPLGGKAGEGILFLQAGDRNLNSMVEISTQQGKEPVMVQTYLPAAKDGDKRIILLDGEPLGAVNRIPTGSEFRGNMAVGGRVAKVDITDRELDICRQLAPTLRRDGLYFVGIDIIGGYLTEVNVTSPTGIREIDRLNDARLGDQVIAWVEAG, from the coding sequence GTGAAAGTTGTCTTCATCATCGACCCCATCCACCGCCTCGACCCCGGCCACGACACCAGCGTTGCCCTGATGGAGGCCGCCCAGGCGCGGGGGCACGAGGTCTGGATTACGGCGGCCAGTGCCCTGAGCGTGGTGGCCGGACGGGCGCTGGCGCTGATGCAGCCGGTCAGCCTCACCCCCGTGCAGCTCGTCGATGGGCTGTGGGCCGCCGCTACCCCCTGGTTTGAGGTGGGTGAGGCGGTGCAGCGTCCCCTGGGCGATATGGATGCGGTGTTTATGCGTACCGATCCGCCGGTTACGGTGCCCTACCTCTACGCCACCTACATCCTCGACTACGTTGATCCCACAAAAACTAAAGTGATCAACGCCCCCAGCGGCCTGCGGGCGGCCAACGAAAAAATGTACGCCCTGCAATTTACCGAGGCAATTCCCGAGACCATTGTCAGCCAGAGCAAGGCGGTGATTCGCGAGACCGTGGAGCGGTGGGGTGCGGCGGTGCTCAAGCCCCTGGGCGGCAAGGCCGGGGAGGGAATTTTGTTTTTGCAGGCGGGCGATCGCAACCTCAACTCCATGGTCGAGATCAGCACCCAGCAGGGCAAAGAGCCGGTCATGGTGCAGACCTACCTGCCCGCCGCCAAAGACGGTGACAAGCGCATCATTTTGCTCGACGGTGAACCCCTCGGCGCGGTCAACCGCATTCCCACCGGCAGCGAGTTTCGCGGCAACATGGCGGTGGGGGGCCGGGTGGCTAAGGTCGATATTACCGATCGCGAACTCGACATCTGCCGCCAGCTCGCCCCCACCCTGCGTCGCGACGGCCTCTACTTTGTGGGCATCGACATCATTGGCGGCTACCTCACGGAGGTCAACGTCACCAGCCCCACCGGCATTCGCGAAATCGATCGCCTCAACGATGCCCGCCTCGGCGACCAGGTGATCGCCTGGGTCGAGGCGGGGTGA
- a CDS encoding TIGR00300 family protein — MTSSIRFLMCAPHHYEVDYVINPWMEGNIHRSSLETAQEQWQSLYQIISDRADVDLVKPQPGWPDMVFTANAGLILGNQVVLSRFLHPERQGEEPFFKEWFEAQGHQVFTLPSELPFEGAGDALLDREGRWLWAGYGFRTELDSHGLVAQWLNIEVLSLHLMDERFYHLDTCFCPLTGGYLLYYPPAFDAYSNRLIELRVPPEKRIAIDEPDAINFACNSVNIDRTVIMNKASDELKARLAEAGFEVVETPLTEFLKAGGAAKCLTLRVTEPLHPEPAGEKGIIARTVTMTGHLLDSGLVSRALDLVMEGGGSFQVLNFDLGEQRQSTSSAEIRVSAPDREVMDEIMAQLIDLGAVALPEEQQDAHLVTITQAGVAPDDFYSSTIYPTEVRVRGQWVRVQGQRMDGVIVVSDSEPVATCKLLRDLAVGDQVIVGYDGIRSVRSTKDRSRAAATTEEFSFMGSGVSSERRVELIVEQVAWDLRRLRDQGGKVAVVAGPVVIHTGGGDHLGRLIREGYVQALLGGNAIAVHDIEQAMLGTSLGVDMKQGTSVRGGHRHHLRAINSIRRCGSIANAVEQGVLTRGVLYECVKNNVPFSLAGSIRDDGPLPDTKMNLLEAQADYARLIEGCDLILMLSTMLHAIGVGNMTPAGVKMVCVDINPAVVTKLADRGSLESTGVVTDVGLFLSLLVKQLDKLTQRHVMA; from the coding sequence ATGACATCCTCCATTCGTTTTCTCATGTGCGCCCCCCACCACTACGAGGTGGATTACGTCATCAACCCCTGGATGGAGGGCAACATTCACCGCTCGTCTCTAGAGACCGCCCAGGAGCAGTGGCAAAGCCTTTACCAAATCATTAGCGATCGCGCCGATGTCGATCTGGTCAAGCCCCAGCCGGGCTGGCCCGATATGGTGTTTACCGCCAACGCCGGGCTGATCTTGGGCAATCAGGTGGTGCTGAGCCGTTTTCTGCACCCCGAGCGCCAGGGCGAAGAGCCGTTCTTTAAGGAGTGGTTTGAGGCCCAGGGGCACCAGGTGTTTACCCTGCCTTCGGAGCTGCCCTTTGAGGGGGCGGGCGACGCTCTGCTCGATCGCGAGGGGCGCTGGCTGTGGGCGGGCTACGGCTTTCGCACCGAACTCGACTCCCACGGGCTGGTGGCCCAGTGGCTGAATATTGAAGTGCTGTCGCTGCACCTGATGGACGAGCGCTTTTACCATTTAGATACCTGTTTCTGTCCGCTGACCGGCGGCTATCTGCTCTACTACCCCCCCGCCTTTGACGCCTACTCGAACCGGCTGATCGAGCTGCGGGTGCCCCCCGAAAAGCGCATCGCCATCGATGAGCCCGACGCCATCAACTTTGCCTGTAACTCGGTGAATATCGATCGCACCGTGATTATGAACAAGGCCAGCGACGAGCTGAAGGCGCGCCTGGCCGAGGCGGGCTTTGAGGTGGTAGAGACGCCCCTGACGGAGTTTCTCAAGGCTGGGGGGGCCGCCAAGTGCCTCACCCTGCGCGTCACCGAGCCCCTGCACCCCGAGCCCGCCGGCGAAAAAGGGATTATTGCTCGCACTGTCACCATGACCGGCCACCTGCTCGACTCGGGCCTGGTCAGCCGGGCGCTGGATTTGGTGATGGAGGGCGGCGGCAGCTTCCAGGTGCTGAATTTTGACCTGGGCGAGCAGCGCCAGAGTACTTCGTCAGCCGAGATTCGCGTCTCGGCCCCCGATCGCGAGGTGATGGACGAGATCATGGCCCAGCTGATCGACCTGGGGGCGGTGGCGCTGCCCGAGGAACAGCAGGACGCCCACCTGGTGACCATTACCCAGGCCGGGGTGGCCCCCGACGACTTCTACAGCTCCACCATTTACCCCACCGAGGTGCGGGTGCGGGGGCAGTGGGTGCGGGTGCAGGGCCAGCGCATGGACGGCGTGATTGTGGTCTCAGACTCTGAGCCGGTGGCCACCTGCAAGCTGCTGCGCGACCTGGCGGTGGGCGATCAGGTGATCGTCGGCTACGACGGCATTCGCAGCGTGCGCAGCACCAAAGACCGCAGCCGCGCCGCCGCCACCACCGAAGAGTTTAGCTTCATGGGTTCGGGTGTCTCCAGCGAGCGCCGCGTGGAGCTAATTGTCGAACAGGTGGCGTGGGATCTGCGCCGTCTGCGCGACCAGGGCGGCAAGGTAGCCGTGGTGGCTGGCCCGGTGGTGATCCACACGGGCGGCGGCGACCACCTGGGGCGGCTGATTCGCGAGGGCTATGTGCAGGCGCTGCTGGGGGGCAATGCGATCGCCGTCCACGACATCGAGCAGGCCATGCTGGGCACCTCCCTGGGGGTCGATATGAAGCAGGGCACCTCCGTGCGCGGCGGTCACCGCCACCACCTGCGGGCGATCAACAGCATTCGCCGCTGCGGCAGCATCGCCAACGCCGTGGAGCAGGGGGTGCTGACTCGTGGGGTGCTCTACGAGTGCGTGAAGAATAACGTGCCCTTCTCCCTGGCCGGTTCTATCCGCGATGATGGCCCCCTGCCCGACACCAAAATGAACCTGCTCGAAGCCCAGGCCGACTACGCCCGCCTGATCGAAGGCTGCGACCTGATTTTGATGCTCTCGACCATGCTCCATGCCATCGGCGTCGGCAACATGACCCCCGCAGGCGTAAAAATGGTCTGCGTGGACATCAACCCCGCCGTGGTGACCAAGCTGGCCGATCGCGGCTCCCTAGAATCTACCGGGGTAGTGACCGATGTGGGCCTGTTCCTCAGCCTGCTGGTGAAACAGCTGGACAAGCTCACCCAGCGCCACGTAATGGCTTAA
- a CDS encoding shikimate kinase, whose translation MSSDIILIGPIGSGKSTVGSLLATRMGLPQRSMDEYRWNYYREIGYDEELAKHKRETEGFWGIYQYWKPFEAHTVERFLSEHKDCVIDFGAGHSVYEDDFLFQRVQQILMPYANVILLLPAADLNESIQILNERNDYVSDGKLNINEHFVRHPSNYELAKFTVYTKAKTPEETCNEILQLVSATQPHRCIGTK comes from the coding sequence ATGTCATCAGACATCATCTTGATCGGTCCAATTGGTTCTGGCAAATCCACTGTTGGCTCGCTTTTAGCTACTCGGATGGGTCTGCCACAGCGATCGATGGACGAGTATCGATGGAATTACTATAGAGAGATTGGATACGATGAGGAATTGGCCAAACACAAAAGAGAAACCGAGGGGTTTTGGGGAATCTACCAGTATTGGAAGCCGTTTGAAGCCCATACAGTAGAAAGATTTTTGTCGGAGCACAAAGATTGCGTGATTGATTTTGGAGCTGGTCATTCTGTCTATGAGGACGATTTTCTATTTCAAAGAGTTCAGCAAATTTTAATGCCTTATGCCAATGTCATTCTCCTGCTGCCTGCGGCAGACTTGAATGAATCTATACAGATTTTGAATGAGCGCAATGACTACGTATCAGACGGAAAGTTAAACATTAATGAGCATTTCGTCAGACATCCTTCAAATTACGAGCTTGCGAAGTTTACGGTATATACAAAAGCAAAGACACCAGAGGAAACCTGCAATGAGATCTTGCAGCTAGTGAGCGCGACACAACCCCACCGCTGTATCGGCACAAAGTAA
- a CDS encoding peptidoglycan-binding protein: MDSLAQSLLWHLWEAPLVVDPVPVDFASGLAVKLESLPQLPAAPAVGSALWQRSWAIAAGAIVLGSGLGTPAMASSHAWGSTVYVNTPEGYALNVRWGPGTNTGVYRRVRRGSALQVSGARRSGWVQLVDATWVAGNLVSRSPVPGAEQVTPPIDTGNPATVVTPQNLALNIRNGPGFNYRVVGQYVNGSRILLTGWFNNGWAQLTNGNWVDSSHIQYSGPIHGGNRPDPPPRPGPTPNADVIELQQLLRQAGFLPANFIATGIYDQTTQNAVREFQRVNGLPVTGTVDAATWQALYRATSPPTPLPSPSPDPSPGPTEPPPGGGSQRRVVTDGDSTSVFDGPGTEFGFVRSVPNGSIVTVTGRTSGNWSELLDGGWIFSLWLEPL; the protein is encoded by the coding sequence ATGGATAGCCTAGCCCAAAGCCTACTCTGGCACCTCTGGGAAGCGCCCCTGGTCGTTGACCCTGTCCCCGTGGATTTTGCCTCCGGCCTGGCGGTGAAACTTGAGTCCTTGCCTCAGCTGCCAGCAGCGCCAGCGGTGGGGTCGGCTTTGTGGCAGCGGTCTTGGGCGATCGCGGCGGGGGCGATCGTTCTCGGCAGCGGCCTGGGCACCCCGGCGATGGCCAGCAGCCACGCCTGGGGCAGCACTGTCTACGTCAACACCCCCGAAGGGTACGCCCTCAACGTGCGCTGGGGCCCCGGCACCAATACAGGCGTCTACCGCCGGGTGCGGCGGGGCAGTGCCCTCCAGGTGTCTGGGGCACGCCGCAGCGGTTGGGTGCAGCTCGTCGATGCCACCTGGGTGGCTGGCAACCTGGTGAGCCGATCGCCCGTACCTGGGGCAGAGCAGGTCACTCCCCCCATCGACACGGGCAACCCAGCCACGGTGGTGACGCCGCAAAACCTAGCCCTCAACATTCGCAACGGCCCCGGCTTTAACTATCGGGTTGTTGGACAGTACGTCAATGGCAGCCGCATTCTCCTAACGGGGTGGTTCAACAACGGCTGGGCTCAGCTCACCAACGGCAACTGGGTCGATAGCAGCCATATTCAGTACAGTGGCCCCATCCACGGTGGCAACCGCCCCGACCCACCCCCCAGGCCCGGCCCCACCCCCAATGCCGATGTCATCGAGTTGCAGCAACTGCTGCGCCAGGCTGGTTTCTTGCCGGCCAATTTTATTGCCACTGGCATCTACGACCAGACAACCCAAAATGCAGTCCGCGAATTTCAGCGAGTCAACGGGCTGCCGGTTACAGGTACGGTCGATGCGGCAACCTGGCAGGCTCTCTATCGGGCCACCTCACCGCCGACGCCGCTGCCTTCTCCCTCCCCTGACCCCAGCCCTGGCCCTACCGAGCCGCCGCCTGGGGGCGGCAGTCAGCGGCGAGTTGTTACCGACGGTGACTCCACTTCAGTTTTTGATGGCCCTGGCACTGAGTTTGGCTTTGTCAGAAGCGTGCCCAATGGCTCCATTGTCACCGTCACCGGGCGCACCTCCGGCAACTGGTCAGAGCTGCTCGACGGCGGCTGGATTTTCTCCCTCTGGCTAGAGCCGCTGTAG
- a CDS encoding NAD+ synthase gives MKFAIAQLNPTIGDLAHNAQQVLDAARQADRLGAQVLVTTELVLCGYPPRDLLLQPSFIQAMAHTLDVLAAELPPHLAVLVGYASANPKARYHGEKPLFNSTALLQGGRVQQVFHKQLLPTYDVFDEDRYFAPGQGPSSFTIPLGDWGLRVGVTICEDLWNDEEFWGGRSYPRNPIADLADDHVDVVINLSASPYSLNKAQLRAAMLAHSAARFRCPILYANQVGANDDLIFDGTSMAFNRQGDLVARLPSYQAGLAVVEYDPVQRDLCPGDIAPLPADENEAIWSALVLGVRDYTHKCGFSKAVIGLSGGIDSALVAAIAAAALGPANVLGILMPSPYSSDHSVTDALALAQTLGIAHQTLAIGPLMADYDRVLDPLFAGTSPGIAEENIQSRIRGNLLMAVSNKFGHLLLSTGNKSEMAVGYCTLYGDMNGGLAVIADLPKTRVYALCEWLNRQVGGDSGLGAPAALGELSARISHLTDGLIPQNILEKPPSAELKPGQVDQDSLPPYDVLDDILDRLVQRHESVADMVAAGHDAAVVDKVLRLVSRAEFKRRQTPPVLKVTDRAFGLGWRMPIANRWKSEVPPRVQPSPAEQLLEA, from the coding sequence ATGAAATTTGCGATCGCCCAGCTTAACCCCACCATTGGCGACCTGGCCCACAACGCCCAGCAGGTGCTCGATGCCGCCCGCCAGGCCGATCGCCTGGGGGCCCAGGTGCTCGTCACCACCGAGCTGGTGCTGTGCGGCTACCCGCCCCGCGACCTGCTGCTGCAGCCCAGTTTTATTCAGGCTATGGCCCATACGCTCGATGTCCTGGCCGCCGAGCTGCCCCCCCACCTCGCGGTGCTGGTGGGCTATGCTTCCGCCAACCCCAAGGCCCGCTACCACGGCGAAAAGCCCCTGTTCAACAGCACCGCCCTGCTCCAGGGCGGCAGGGTGCAGCAGGTCTTTCACAAGCAGCTCTTGCCCACCTACGATGTGTTTGACGAAGACCGCTACTTCGCCCCCGGCCAGGGGCCGAGCAGTTTCACCATTCCCCTGGGCGACTGGGGCCTGCGGGTGGGCGTCACCATCTGCGAAGACCTGTGGAACGACGAAGAATTTTGGGGCGGGCGCAGCTACCCCCGCAACCCGATCGCGGATTTAGCTGATGACCACGTTGATGTAGTGATCAACCTCTCCGCCTCGCCCTACTCGCTCAACAAAGCGCAGCTGCGGGCTGCCATGCTGGCCCACAGCGCCGCCCGGTTTCGCTGCCCCATTCTCTACGCCAACCAGGTGGGGGCCAATGATGACCTGATCTTCGACGGCACCAGCATGGCCTTTAACCGCCAGGGCGATCTGGTAGCCCGGCTGCCCTCCTACCAGGCGGGGCTGGCGGTGGTGGAGTACGACCCCGTTCAGCGCGACCTGTGCCCTGGCGACATTGCCCCCCTGCCCGCCGACGAAAACGAGGCGATCTGGTCGGCCCTGGTGCTGGGGGTGCGCGACTATACCCACAAGTGCGGCTTCTCGAAAGCGGTGATTGGCCTCAGCGGCGGCATTGACTCGGCGCTGGTGGCGGCGATCGCAGCGGCAGCCCTCGGCCCGGCCAACGTGCTCGGCATTCTCATGCCCTCCCCCTACAGTTCTGACCACTCAGTGACCGACGCCCTGGCCCTGGCCCAAACCCTGGGCATTGCCCACCAAACCCTGGCCATTGGCCCGCTGATGGCCGACTACGATCGGGTGCTCGACCCCCTGTTTGCCGGTACCAGCCCCGGCATCGCCGAAGAAAACATCCAGTCGCGCATTCGCGGCAATCTGCTGATGGCGGTTTCGAATAAATTTGGCCACCTGCTGCTGTCCACCGGCAACAAGTCAGAGATGGCGGTGGGCTACTGCACCCTCTACGGCGATATGAACGGCGGCCTGGCGGTGATTGCCGACCTGCCTAAAACGCGAGTCTATGCCCTCTGTGAATGGCTCAATCGTCAGGTGGGCGGTGATTCTGGGTTGGGAGCGCCAGCGGCCCTGGGGGAATTGTCGGCGCGGATTAGCCACCTCACTGACGGCCTGATTCCGCAGAATATTCTCGAAAAGCCGCCCAGTGCCGAACTCAAGCCCGGCCAGGTCGATCAAGACTCGCTGCCGCCCTACGACGTGCTGGATGACATTCTCGATCGCCTGGTACAGCGCCACGAGTCGGTAGCCGATATGGTTGCCGCTGGCCACGATGCAGCGGTAGTGGATAAAGTGTTGCGGCTGGTGTCGCGGGCCGAGTTTAAGCGGCGGCAGACCCCGCCCGTGCTCAAGGTCACCGATCGCGCCTTTGGTCTGGGCTGGCGCATGCCCATCGCCAACCGCTGGAAGAGCGAGGTGCCACCTCGGGTTCAGCCGTCCCCTGCGGAGCAACTGCTAGAAGCCTAA